One Trueperaceae bacterium DNA window includes the following coding sequences:
- a CDS encoding LapA family protein, protein MRRQPLDASGHKSGYALGTALAFVPLVGIPVRFAVQEIPAPLVYAGALLLGAVIGWLFAPPTRQVAIPERR, encoded by the coding sequence ATGAGAAGACAGCCGCTCGACGCCTCCGGTCACAAGTCGGGCTACGCGCTCGGCACCGCTCTCGCCTTCGTGCCGTTGGTGGGCATCCCGGTTCGCTTCGCCGTACAGGAGATACCGGCGCCGCTCGTCTACGCCGGAGCGCTGCTGCTGGGGGCTGTCATAGGTTGGCTCTTCGCTCCGCCGACGCGCCAAGTGGCGATTCCTGAGAGGCGCTAG
- the glmM gene encoding phosphoglucosamine mutase, which translates to MTTRRYFGTDGVRGVAGQHPMTATFAFRLGVAAAETLKRDGLERPRFTVGMDTRRSGPMLAHALVAGLNARGADAVWLGVVPTPGVSHLTRSLGADAGIVVSASHNPYFDNGIKFFNGKGEKLSDETEQAIEALLDEDLDSLAAVTREAVGSSRRYRRDDADYQRFLLAHAPYLDGMKVGLDCANGAASEIAPRVFTQIGARLDVINASPDGQNINVECGSTHPEPLQQRVKNHGLEVGIAFDGDADRAMLVDRRGRLVTGDHVMAICALVRGEKEVVATTMSNLGVERYLEGHGVLMHRERVGDRYVFEGLKSRNLELGGEQSGHVLFLDIAPTGDGILTALQLLSAVRKSRRPLEAWMDEIPVFPQTIRNVTVPSELKERVCEDQAVLKAVSRAEERFVGSGRVNVRASGTEPLVRVMVEGPTLEEVSAVAEEIAGEIEGASRAQPS; encoded by the coding sequence ATGACGACAAGACGCTATTTCGGCACCGACGGCGTCCGAGGCGTGGCCGGCCAGCACCCTATGACCGCCACCTTCGCCTTCCGACTCGGTGTCGCGGCCGCCGAGACCCTCAAACGCGACGGGCTCGAGCGGCCTCGCTTCACGGTCGGGATGGATACCCGGCGCTCGGGCCCCATGCTCGCCCATGCGCTCGTCGCAGGGCTCAACGCTCGTGGCGCCGATGCCGTCTGGCTGGGGGTAGTACCGACACCCGGCGTCTCCCACCTCACCCGGTCGCTCGGGGCAGACGCGGGCATCGTCGTCAGCGCCTCGCACAACCCCTACTTCGACAACGGCATCAAGTTCTTCAACGGCAAGGGCGAGAAACTCTCGGATGAGACCGAACAGGCCATCGAGGCCCTGCTGGACGAGGACCTCGACAGCCTGGCGGCGGTGACGAGGGAAGCGGTCGGCAGTTCCCGCCGCTACCGACGGGACGACGCCGACTACCAGCGCTTCCTCCTCGCCCACGCCCCCTATCTCGATGGCATGAAGGTGGGGCTCGACTGCGCCAACGGCGCCGCCTCCGAGATCGCCCCCCGGGTCTTCACGCAGATCGGAGCCCGCCTCGACGTGATCAACGCCTCGCCCGATGGGCAGAACATCAACGTGGAGTGCGGCTCGACCCATCCTGAACCTTTACAGCAGCGGGTGAAGAACCACGGTCTCGAGGTAGGCATAGCCTTCGACGGAGATGCGGACAGAGCGATGCTGGTCGACAGAAGGGGCCGGCTGGTGACCGGTGATCACGTCATGGCCATCTGCGCTCTGGTGCGCGGCGAGAAGGAGGTGGTCGCTACCACGATGTCGAACCTGGGCGTCGAGCGCTACCTGGAGGGCCACGGTGTGCTCATGCACCGCGAACGGGTGGGCGACCGTTACGTCTTCGAAGGGCTGAAGAGCCGTAACCTCGAACTGGGTGGCGAGCAGTCGGGACACGTGCTCTTCCTCGACATCGCACCCACGGGCGACGGCATCCTCACGGCGCTGCAGCTGCTCTCGGCGGTACGCAAGTCACGCCGGCCGCTCGAGGCGTGGATGGACGAGATCCCGGTCTTCCCGCAAACGATCCGCAACGTCACGGTACCGAGCGAACTGAAGGAGCGCGTCTGCGAAGATCAGGCGGTGCTGAAGGCGGTGTCTCGGGCAGAGGAACGCTTCGTCGGGAGCGGCAGGGTGAACGTTCGAGCGAGCGGCACCGAACCGCTGGTCCGGGTGATGGTCGAAGGGCCCACTTTGGAGGAGGTGTCTGCGGTCGCCGAGGAGATCGCCGGCGAGATAGAGGGCGCCTCCCGGGCCCAGCCGTCCTGA